AGGTGGTGCTGGGTGCGGAGGGACTCAGCGCCGCTGGGCGTGGTTGGAGGTGTGTTCCCTGTgtcctggagtctggattttaatCTCTGCGTACTGCACGCTCTCGCTCTCCTCGGCCCCCCGGCTGCCGTGGCCCTGTGTTGGACAGACACACTGTGAGGACGCCGTCACCCCAGATCTGGTCTCTTAATTCAGGCCAATTTAGGCAGCTCCCAGGGAGCAAATCCCACAGTGTTACCCCAGATCGgaggggttgggagtcaggactcctgggttctctccccagctctgggagaggagtggggtctagtgaggtagagcaggggggctcggagccaggactcctgggttctatccttggctctgggaggggactggggactGGTGGGTTAGGGCAGGGGGGATGGGAGcaaggactcttgggttctctcccctgcggaagaagggagaagaaaggaaCGTTAAAACGGaggagtgtgagagagagtctGGGGTGAAGAGGGAAGCTGCAGAGATCTAGGGACGGGAGAAGAAGGAAGGACGTGGGGGGGTTAATTATATAGACAGACAACCCAGCATGGGCCACAACGGACAGACGGCCATTCGGGTGTGTTCACGAGCAGAGGCCCTGGCGCATGGGGGCCAGGAGTTTAGCAGGGGGAAGGCTCCGGTTTCGTATCTCAGCATCTCTTCAGGAGGAGGGTGGCCACCAGGCCAAGGATGAGAAGGAGCCCCAAGGCGATGGCGACCTGGTacaggagctcccagctgcagcaccctACGGGGGCAGGTTCTTTACCTGGGAGATGGAGAGGAGCGTTAGGGGATTCTCAgccccttgagccagccagtcccctgccctggggccggagagGGGGAAGGCTGATTCCACCAgggatgaaatgcagccacctctggggtagaacgcaggggctgtttatacagggacccctcacccGGCGCTGAGACATGgcctctctggggtggggtgcaggggctgtttatacagggaccccttgcccggtgctgagatgcagcgggctctggggtggggcaaaggCTGGTTACCAGCCCACACAGTGATGCCATGGAAccgtttgggacaggaagtgaaggcagaACCCGCGTGGAGCCGTTACCGTTCCAAGGCCGCAGGCTGAGGATGATTCCCAGGGAGAAGAGAACGACGAGCAACAGGGAGATGACGGCTCGGTAAAAGAGGGGCCCCGAAGCCCGACAGACCTCACATCCCCCTGGAAACCCTAGACAATAGAAATGAGGGGTTAGGAGATTCCTGGACCAatgccccatggaggggacagcCCCGTAACCCATTCCCACCAcctcagccagccagtcccccaccctggggccgaATCGGTGCTGGCACCCCATAGAGGGGAAGGCCCCgtgcccccattccccacctcacCTGTGTCACTCTGGTTTCTCCCCGTCACCTGCAGCTCGGTGCCCGCTCCTGTCCCGCTCTCTCCCTGTTGGATGCTGATCTGACACTGATAGAGACCAGAGTCCCGCTTCTCCAACTCCGACAGGGTCAATGTGGCCTCCCCTTTCTGGAGCAGATCCAGGTCGGACATATTGAGCCGTCCGCTGTAGAAGGGATGGTGAGAATCCAGCACAACCCCGGGTGCTATGGTCCAGATCACTTTTGTCACGCTGCCCTGTCTGTACTTGAAGAAGCAGCTGAGGTTCACGGTCTCGCCGGGGGACGCTCGGAGGACAGCTGGGCTCTGAAGCACTGTGAGACCTTCGTGAACCAAGGCAATAAACATTACAGCAGCAAAGGAAAACTACGACCAGTGATATCaagacacgccccagccacccgaAACCTTAGCAGCACAGAGAGAAGAAGCTAAGGGGAAAGAATTGTGCGTTCCTGTCCCCCTTGCTATTGCTCACAACACTCCCGATAACACACTGCGCAGGGCTTTCACTTCCACCCCAACAGAGACCCAACATCAACACTGCTCTGGGCACGGCAGATGCTCACAGAGACGTTAGATGTCAAATCACTCAGGAcagctaagtccaaagcagactgcgaggaattacaaagggatctcactaaactgggtgacggggcaacaaaatggccgatgaaacTCAATGGTGgaaaatgcaaagtcatgcacattggaaaacagaatcccaactatacatagaaactgatggggtctcaattagctgttaccactcaagagagatctggacagttctctgcaaacatccactcaatgtgcagcggcagtgaaAAAAGTCACCAGACTGTGAGcatccattaggaaagggagagacaaaaagacagaaaatatcctattgcctctatataaatccatggaatgcCCGCACCTTGGACCCTGCGTGCAGTTTTGGTCGCCTCAaatcaaaaaaagatacattagaattgcaaaaggtacagagaaggcacgggtatggaacggcttccctCTTacaaggaccaggaaacccccttacaaattaaagtgGCAGCTGGTCATTTTAACTACACCACAAACATATGCCTCCACTTTATACAATTTGTACTTCAAACTAGAGGGGGTCAGAATTTGTCCTGACGGAACATTTTCCACTTGGGAAATGCCGTCTCATCGAAAGGGTGacaattggtttaaaaatggggGAGAGAAAGCATTTTCGATAGGGTCAATAGAGAATTATTTGATTTTGCATTTCCACACTGGTTTGATTTGATATTATTAAGAGGAGTCaatactgaaatgaaatatttgttttatggaAACAGAATACTTCTCATTGACCTGATGTGACATATCCATATCTATCTATACATCCATGCACGCATCCTCCACCCCTagatctagatagatagatacatagatagatattCTTTTTGGGGTGGGATGAATGGGTACATAGATAAAAAGATAGATGAGATGTAGGGGTAGGGTGAATGGGTAGGCATAGATGGATCTAGGGATAGGGTATATGCACAGAGAGGGCTGAATATAGTGGAGTGGGGTAGaaggacagatggacagacagagatggatctagggatGGGGTAGGTCAATGGATGGACACACAGAGATGGAttaggggttgggcagatggacagatggacagacagagatggatctaggggtTGGGTaggtggatggacggatggacacacagagatggatctaggggtggggtatgtggatggatggatacatAAAATTAGTACCTGCTCCCcaggtggggatgaggaggacaGCGCAGAGGACGGTGctcagggctggcagctgctccatggtccctgctctctggggagctccgcagcccagctcagctcagcctcAGCATCCTCCGGAAATGTCACCTCGGGGGAGGCCGGTGAAAAGTTTTGTGGCCTGAGCTTCTGAGATGGCTGCAGCAAGAAACTGGGGACGAAGGCTGgatgcggcgggggggggggggggtgtgcattCCCCTGGCCCGtgctgggaggggactggggtgcagTGCTTAGAGCAAGGAgagatgtggggctgggagccaggactcctgggttcagtacTCAGTTCATTCTCTCATCTTGGGTCATGCTCCTTACCCTCTCTGGGATATTTTGTCATGAGGAATAACattattttacagaaaggaatttttgcttaatatcttttattttcacatcctgaggtatattttttttttgcaacacgtATCTCTTGCCATCGGCGTATTCCTTCTAAAAAAC
This genomic interval from Caretta caretta isolate rCarCar2 chromosome 14, rCarCar1.hap1, whole genome shotgun sequence contains the following:
- the LOC125629570 gene encoding uncharacterized protein LOC125629570 isoform X2; amino-acid sequence: MEQLPALSTVLCAVLLIPTWGAGLTVLQSPAVLRASPGETVNLSCFFKYRQGSVTKVIWTIAPGVVLDSHHPFYSGRLNMSDLDLLQKGEATLTLSELEKRDSGLYQCQISIQQGESGTGAGTELQVTGRNQSDTGKEPAPVGCCSWELLYQVAIALGLLLILGLVATLLLKRC
- the LOC125629570 gene encoding uncharacterized protein LOC125629570 isoform X1, whose product is MEQLPALSTVLCAVLLIPTWGAGLTVLQSPAVLRASPGETVNLSCFFKYRQGSVTKVIWTIAPGVVLDSHHPFYSGRLNMSDLDLLQKGEATLTLSELEKRDSGLYQCQISIQQGESGTGAGTELQVTGRNQSDTGFPGGCEVCRASGPLFYRAVISLLLVVLFSLGIILSLRPWNGKEPAPVGCCSWELLYQVAIALGLLLILGLVATLLLKRC